One genomic segment of Amycolatopsis sp. Hca4 includes these proteins:
- a CDS encoding glycoside hydrolase family protein produces MNRLKRILLVATVAAVVIAGGPAAPATAAGTKKGVSAAAFSGVTTALADVGARWFYTWAADTQGVTAPAGTEFVPMIWGRGSVTPAQLQQAKASGTTLLAFNEPDLAGQAEMSVETALDLWPQLQGTGLRLGAPAVAYGGDTPGGWLDRFMSGAAARGYRVDFIPLHWYGGDFSTAATGQLQSYLQAVYNRYHRPIWVTEYALIDFSGATPRYPSAAEQTDFVSRSTAMLNGLSFVERYAWFSLSTSTTPTGLYTGTTPNTSGVAYRAAG; encoded by the coding sequence ATGAACCGGCTCAAGAGAATCCTGCTCGTCGCGACCGTCGCCGCCGTCGTCATCGCCGGCGGTCCGGCCGCACCGGCGACCGCGGCCGGCACCAAGAAAGGGGTCAGCGCGGCCGCCTTTTCCGGCGTCACCACCGCACTCGCCGACGTCGGCGCCCGGTGGTTCTACACCTGGGCCGCCGACACCCAGGGCGTCACCGCACCGGCCGGGACGGAGTTCGTCCCGATGATCTGGGGTCGCGGCTCCGTCACGCCGGCGCAGCTGCAGCAGGCGAAGGCGTCCGGGACGACCCTGCTCGCGTTCAACGAACCCGATCTGGCCGGCCAGGCCGAGATGTCGGTCGAGACCGCGCTCGACCTCTGGCCGCAGCTGCAGGGGACGGGCCTGCGGCTGGGCGCGCCGGCCGTGGCCTACGGCGGGGACACGCCCGGCGGCTGGCTCGACCGGTTCATGAGCGGCGCGGCGGCGCGCGGCTACCGCGTCGACTTCATCCCGCTGCACTGGTACGGCGGCGACTTCTCGACCGCCGCCACCGGGCAGCTGCAGTCGTACCTGCAAGCGGTCTACAACCGTTACCACCGGCCGATCTGGGTCACCGAGTACGCGCTGATCGACTTCTCCGGCGCCACCCCGCGCTACCCGTCCGCCGCGGAGCAGACCGACTTCGTCAGCCGGTCCACCGCGATGCTGAACGGGTTGTCGTTCGTCGAGCGCTACGCCTGGTTCTCGCTGTCGACGTCGACCACCCCGACCGGCCTCTACACGGGGACCACCCCGAACACCAGCGGCGTCGCCTACCGGGCCGCCGGCTGA
- a CDS encoding SDR family oxidoreductase yields the protein MSRSFAGKVVLITGASRGIGRAVALAFAAEGARLVLAARSAEGLTEVEQEVLTLGAEALSVPTDVSAPEEVAALVGSAVRRFGRVDVLVNNAGIGKVGEVADGSFAEDLRLTQSASLFGMISVTQQVLPVLRRQGSGAIVTMSSVMGRKAFARFGSYAIVMHAVSAFSDALRQEVAADGIRVSVIHPALTATDLLRDADVAEMPPPFRHMTPLSPDAVAKAVVTAVRRGQRRVVLPRRANTLLLAEALSPRLGDLVATALTKRRIAALLGMSSGKTYHETISVPST from the coding sequence GTGAGCAGGTCTTTCGCGGGCAAGGTGGTGCTGATCACCGGCGCCTCACGAGGAATCGGCAGGGCGGTCGCGCTGGCGTTCGCCGCGGAGGGCGCGCGGCTCGTTCTCGCAGCGCGCTCGGCCGAGGGGCTGACCGAGGTGGAGCAGGAAGTGCTGACCCTCGGCGCCGAGGCGCTGTCGGTGCCGACCGACGTGTCCGCTCCCGAGGAGGTCGCCGCCCTGGTCGGCTCCGCGGTGCGCCGGTTCGGGCGCGTCGACGTGCTGGTCAACAACGCCGGTATCGGCAAGGTCGGCGAAGTCGCCGACGGCAGCTTCGCCGAAGACCTGCGGCTCACCCAGAGCGCGAGCCTGTTCGGGATGATCAGCGTGACGCAGCAGGTGCTCCCCGTCCTCCGCCGGCAGGGGTCGGGGGCGATCGTCACCATGTCGTCCGTCATGGGGCGCAAGGCTTTCGCCCGCTTCGGCTCGTACGCGATCGTCATGCACGCGGTCTCCGCGTTCTCCGACGCGCTCCGCCAGGAGGTGGCCGCCGACGGCATCCGGGTCTCGGTGATCCACCCCGCGCTGACCGCCACCGACCTGTTGCGGGACGCGGACGTGGCCGAGATGCCGCCGCCGTTCCGCCACATGACGCCCCTGTCACCGGACGCCGTCGCGAAAGCCGTGGTGACCGCAGTCCGCCGTGGACAGCGCCGGGTGGTTCTCCCGCGGAGGGCGAACACGCTGCTGCTGGCCGAAGCGTTGTCGCCGCGCCTCGGTGACCTGGTCGCCACCGCGCTGACCAAGCGGCGCATTGCCGCGCTGCTCGGGATGAGCAGCGGAAAGACCTACCACGAAACGATTTCCGTCCCCTCGACCTGA
- a CDS encoding hemerythrin domain-containing protein, producing MADITSLILDDHDWFRRQFARLDDLTSPADLAEVWQPLADLLDVHARAEEEIFYPHLLRRGEDAEAETLDAIGDHNDIRDGVHEAALHPVGSTAWHEAVNKARFANSEHMAEEEDEGLADFRRHADPGLREELGRRFLEFKRQHEGARDLDVSDLDPQEYVEQELGDRPADASLGIGSLKEQD from the coding sequence ATGGCCGACATCACCAGCCTCATCCTCGACGACCACGACTGGTTCCGGCGCCAGTTCGCCCGGCTCGACGACCTCACCTCCCCCGCCGACCTGGCCGAGGTCTGGCAGCCACTGGCCGACCTGCTCGACGTGCACGCCCGCGCCGAGGAGGAGATCTTCTACCCCCACCTGCTGCGCCGCGGCGAGGACGCCGAGGCCGAGACCCTCGACGCCATCGGCGACCACAACGACATCCGCGACGGCGTGCACGAAGCCGCCTTGCACCCCGTCGGCAGCACCGCGTGGCACGAAGCGGTGAACAAGGCCCGGTTCGCCAACAGCGAGCACATGGCCGAGGAGGAGGACGAGGGCCTCGCCGACTTCCGCCGGCACGCCGACCCCGGGCTGCGCGAGGAGCTCGGACGGCGGTTCCTCGAGTTCAAGCGGCAGCACGAAGGCGCCCGTGACCTCGACGTCAGCGACCTCGATCCCCAGGAGTACGTCGAGCAGGAGCTCGGCGACCGTCCCGCCGACGCCTCGCTCGGTATCGGCAGCCTCAAGGAGCAGGACTGA
- a CDS encoding family 1 encapsulin nanocompartment shell protein, with product MSHLMRGLAPITDAGWTEVDAEAKERLQTHLAARRLVDVAGPHGWRHSATDLGRTTTLAAASLADLGDGAVVRQRRVLPLTEVRVPFTVSRAELDDAERGADDLEFDDLDRAAKQIAMIENRAVFHGWAAAGITGITEASPYDTASLGDDPDAYPGVVARAVDTLRQAGIKGPYGLAIAPDGYTRIVESTEHGGHLLFDHLRRVLGGGKVVRAPGLDGALIVSLDSGGFSLELGQDLAVGYSHHDAETVTLYLEESFSFRVVEPDAALTLAP from the coding sequence ATGAGCCACCTGATGCGCGGTCTGGCCCCGATCACCGACGCGGGCTGGACGGAGGTCGACGCCGAGGCGAAGGAGCGCCTGCAGACCCACCTCGCCGCCCGCCGCCTGGTCGACGTGGCCGGCCCGCACGGCTGGCGGCACTCCGCCACCGACCTCGGGCGCACCACCACCCTCGCCGCCGCGTCCCTGGCCGACCTCGGTGACGGCGCGGTGGTCCGGCAACGGCGGGTGCTGCCGCTGACCGAGGTGCGGGTGCCGTTCACGGTGTCGCGCGCGGAGCTCGACGACGCCGAGCGCGGCGCCGACGACCTTGAGTTCGACGACCTCGACCGCGCGGCCAAGCAGATCGCGATGATCGAGAACCGCGCCGTCTTCCACGGCTGGGCCGCGGCCGGCATCACCGGCATCACCGAGGCCTCGCCGTACGACACCGCCTCGCTCGGCGACGACCCCGACGCCTACCCCGGTGTCGTGGCCCGTGCGGTCGACACCCTGCGCCAGGCCGGGATCAAGGGCCCGTACGGGCTCGCCATCGCCCCGGACGGCTACACCCGCATCGTGGAGAGCACCGAGCACGGCGGCCACCTGCTGTTCGACCACCTCCGCCGGGTCCTCGGCGGCGGCAAGGTGGTCCGGGCGCCCGGCCTGGACGGCGCCCTGATCGTCAGCCTCGACAGCGGCGGCTTCTCCCTCGAACTCGGCCAGGACCTGGCCGTCGGTTACAGCCACCACGACGCCGAGACGGTCACGCTCTACCTGGAGGAAAGCTTCAGCTTCCGGGTCGTCGAGCCGGACGCCGCCCTCACGCTGGCCCCCTGA
- a CDS encoding thaumatin family protein translates to MFKRLFATAAALVVALTVSSPASPATAAGNHTVTFVNRTGQTVWLGSTVNADGSVNFASLPTLADGQSATVTIPEASAPGHWRGKFFARQGCTGTAGRDFHCLVGDCGVYADHCATGEQPASLAEFNFDTADGLAPWYDVSYVNAFSVPITIEPVNATVPPGSTSCGTAGCQENLLPYCPAANRQYSPSGTLVNCVNPNRDAPTSYSDAIKSHCPKAYAWSKQDTEPGNQTMYQCASCTGFTITFNRV, encoded by the coding sequence ATGTTCAAGCGGCTCTTCGCCACGGCCGCGGCGCTCGTGGTCGCCCTGACCGTCAGTTCACCGGCGAGCCCGGCCACCGCGGCGGGCAACCACACGGTGACGTTCGTCAACCGCACCGGCCAGACCGTCTGGCTGGGCAGCACCGTGAACGCCGACGGATCGGTCAACTTCGCGAGCCTGCCGACGCTGGCCGACGGGCAGTCGGCGACCGTCACGATCCCCGAAGCGTCCGCGCCCGGCCACTGGCGGGGCAAGTTCTTCGCCCGCCAGGGGTGCACCGGCACCGCGGGCCGGGACTTCCACTGCCTGGTCGGCGACTGCGGGGTGTACGCCGACCACTGCGCGACCGGCGAGCAGCCGGCCAGCCTGGCCGAGTTCAACTTCGACACCGCCGACGGCCTCGCCCCGTGGTACGACGTCAGCTACGTCAACGCGTTCTCCGTCCCGATCACGATCGAGCCGGTCAACGCGACGGTGCCGCCGGGTTCGACGTCGTGCGGCACGGCGGGCTGCCAGGAGAACCTGCTGCCCTACTGCCCGGCCGCGAACCGGCAGTACTCCCCGTCGGGCACGCTGGTCAACTGCGTCAACCCGAACCGCGACGCGCCCACGAGCTACAGCGACGCGATCAAGTCGCACTGCCCCAAGGCGTACGCGTGGTCCAAGCAGGACACCGAGCCGGGCAACCAGACGATGTACCAGTGCGCCTCCTGCACCGGCTTCACGATCACCTTCAACCGCGTTTAG
- a CDS encoding aromatic acid exporter family protein encodes MRTRWRERLRATAAAAGERFRRARWSVAQTAVAVGASWFIAHDLLGHPQPFFAPIAAAVSLSASDILRGQRAVQLMCGVALGIVVGAAVEALAGTSAPAFALAALLAVYGALAFGGGPFGQGLMFVNQTAASAILVLALHRPGSGTERLVDALIGGGVVVVIGVLLVRADPHRLLREATADLFAELRDALKDLRLDGPSSAGDEVDRELATGQRIHARLAALEQARGTARQTVLVAPRRWKLRGSVERAIARSRHLTLQANAVLTLVRVTRAAVDAGEELPRPLGEAVAGLAQACDVLASGGSPDRAVAAATRARDLLDPARHAGPGYRGAAVYAARACAQDLLAAVGP; translated from the coding sequence ATGAGGACGCGGTGGCGGGAACGGTTGCGAGCGACGGCCGCGGCGGCCGGCGAGCGGTTCCGGCGGGCCCGGTGGTCGGTCGCGCAGACCGCGGTCGCGGTCGGGGCCTCCTGGTTCATCGCGCACGACCTGCTCGGCCACCCGCAGCCCTTCTTCGCGCCGATCGCGGCCGCCGTCTCGCTGTCGGCCAGCGACATCCTGCGGGGCCAGCGGGCGGTGCAGCTGATGTGCGGGGTGGCGCTGGGCATCGTCGTGGGGGCGGCCGTGGAAGCGCTGGCCGGCACGAGCGCCCCGGCGTTCGCGCTGGCCGCGCTCCTCGCGGTGTACGGCGCCCTGGCCTTCGGCGGCGGCCCGTTCGGCCAGGGCCTGATGTTCGTCAACCAGACCGCGGCGTCGGCGATCCTGGTCCTCGCGCTGCACCGGCCGGGCTCGGGGACCGAACGGCTGGTGGACGCGCTGATCGGCGGAGGAGTCGTGGTGGTGATCGGGGTCCTGCTGGTACGCGCCGACCCGCACCGGCTGCTCCGGGAGGCCACCGCGGACCTGTTCGCCGAGCTGCGCGACGCGCTGAAGGATCTCCGGCTCGACGGCCCGTCGTCGGCCGGCGACGAGGTCGACCGCGAACTGGCGACCGGCCAGCGGATCCACGCGCGGCTGGCCGCCTTGGAGCAGGCCAGGGGAACCGCCCGGCAGACGGTGCTCGTCGCCCCGCGCCGCTGGAAGCTGCGGGGGAGCGTGGAGCGCGCCATCGCCCGCAGCCGGCACCTGACGTTGCAGGCCAACGCGGTCCTCACCCTGGTCCGCGTCACCCGGGCCGCCGTCGACGCCGGAGAGGAACTGCCGCGGCCGCTGGGCGAGGCGGTCGCCGGACTCGCGCAGGCCTGCGACGTCCTGGCGAGTGGCGGCAGCCCGGATCGCGCGGTCGCGGCCGCCACCCGGGCCCGTGACCTCCTCGACCCGGCGCGGCACGCCGGCCCCGGCTACCGCGGCGCCGCGGTGTACGCGGCACGAGCCTGCGCGCAGGATCTGCTGGCCGCCGTCGGACCGTGA
- a CDS encoding SDR family oxidoreductase has product MPRFTHQTALITGGTGGLGESHVRAYHAEGANVVIGSTPNGLGKATELAAELGDRALAARLDVTREDDWAAAVATAERTFGTLTILVNNAGVQHPATTIEQTGLALWERTFAINVTGQFLGTRAVTPAMRRAGGGVIVNIGSTMAHGGTALYAPYVASKWATRGLTLSAALELGRDGIRVNAIHPGVISTKLIHEPAAPGERPISDFYDPKPFAIPRLGDPADVTAALLYLTSPEASFATGTELVLDGGLLLGPALPAGVA; this is encoded by the coding sequence ATGCCACGTTTCACCCACCAGACGGCCCTGATCACCGGCGGCACCGGCGGACTCGGCGAGAGCCACGTCCGGGCCTACCACGCCGAGGGCGCGAACGTCGTCATCGGCAGCACGCCGAACGGCCTGGGCAAGGCCACGGAACTCGCCGCGGAACTGGGCGACCGCGCCCTCGCGGCCCGCTTGGACGTCACCCGTGAAGACGACTGGGCCGCCGCCGTCGCCACGGCCGAGCGGACCTTCGGCACGCTGACGATCCTGGTGAACAACGCGGGCGTCCAGCACCCCGCCACCACGATCGAACAGACCGGCCTGGCGCTCTGGGAACGCACCTTCGCGATCAACGTGACCGGCCAGTTCCTCGGCACCAGAGCGGTCACCCCGGCGATGCGGCGAGCCGGCGGCGGCGTGATCGTGAACATCGGCTCGACCATGGCGCACGGCGGCACCGCCCTCTACGCCCCTTACGTTGCGAGCAAGTGGGCGACCCGCGGCTTGACGCTGAGCGCCGCGCTCGAACTCGGCCGGGACGGCATCCGGGTGAACGCCATCCACCCCGGCGTCATCTCGACCAAGCTGATCCACGAGCCCGCCGCGCCCGGCGAGCGGCCGATCTCGGACTTCTACGACCCGAAGCCGTTCGCGATCCCCCGCCTCGGCGACCCCGCCGACGTCACCGCGGCGCTGCTCTACCTCACTTCGCCGGAGGCGTCGTTCGCGACCGGCACCGAGCTGGTGCTCGACGGCGGCCTGCTGCTGGGCCCGGCCCTGCCGGCCGGGGTCGCCTGA
- a CDS encoding PPOX class F420-dependent oxidoreductase — protein MPARTADGPKLMPETEELATGKNFAAVTTVLPSGRLQTQMIWVDVEDGEIVLNTETHRAKARNVARDPRITVLIRDEANPYRYAEVRGKVTGVENGERARRQVDRLSRKYTGEDYPPENIKSERVILRVTPERQTYIDQAKGVAD, from the coding sequence GTGCCCGCACGCACCGCTGACGGCCCGAAGCTGATGCCCGAGACCGAAGAACTGGCGACCGGCAAGAACTTCGCCGCGGTCACCACCGTCCTGCCCAGCGGGCGGCTGCAGACGCAGATGATCTGGGTCGACGTCGAAGACGGCGAAATCGTGCTCAACACCGAAACCCACCGGGCGAAGGCCCGCAACGTCGCCCGCGACCCCCGGATCACCGTGCTGATCCGCGACGAGGCGAACCCCTACCGCTACGCCGAGGTCCGCGGCAAGGTGACGGGAGTCGAGAACGGCGAGCGAGCCCGCCGCCAGGTCGACCGGCTTTCCCGCAAGTACACCGGCGAGGACTACCCGCCGGAAAACATCAAGAGCGAGCGCGTGATCCTGCGCGTGACCCCGGAGCGGCAGACCTACATCGACCAGGCCAAAGGCGTCGCCGACTAA
- a CDS encoding cysteine/serine endopeptidase inhibitor, protein MGRHSFDQPVDGRATYYDDAGFGACGTQIDAATQLLVAAPAAYWTTANPNNDPLCRGVSIRVSYNGRTITVPVVDKCPSCDSAHIDLSAPAFAQLADPGLGNIPVTWSFVRS, encoded by the coding sequence GTGGGCCGACATTCCTTCGATCAGCCGGTCGACGGGCGCGCCACCTACTACGACGACGCCGGTTTCGGCGCCTGCGGCACGCAGATCGACGCCGCCACCCAGCTGCTCGTCGCGGCGCCCGCCGCGTACTGGACCACGGCCAACCCGAACAACGACCCGCTGTGCCGCGGCGTGTCCATCCGGGTCTCCTACAACGGGCGGACCATCACCGTGCCCGTCGTCGACAAGTGCCCGAGCTGCGACAGCGCGCACATCGACCTGAGCGCACCGGCGTTCGCCCAGCTCGCCGACCCCGGACTGGGCAACATCCCGGTGACCTGGTCGTTCGTCCGTTCGTGA
- a CDS encoding MarR family winged helix-turn-helix transcriptional regulator — MKLSTVDEIVGDCLAVRTRLISRAVTSLYDGALAGHGVTIAQLNLLAAVGKAGPCPPSALGEALQLERSTVSRNLNLLLGHGWIEAVSANAKGIREVALTEAGRRKIESVLPAWRKCQEQAAELLGATGTDAIHEIARGMGYPPGS, encoded by the coding sequence GTGAAGCTTTCCACCGTCGACGAAATCGTGGGCGACTGCCTGGCGGTCCGGACCCGGCTGATCAGCCGGGCCGTCACCAGCCTCTACGACGGAGCTCTCGCCGGCCACGGCGTGACCATCGCCCAGCTCAACCTGCTGGCGGCCGTGGGCAAGGCGGGTCCGTGCCCGCCGTCGGCGCTCGGCGAGGCGTTGCAGCTGGAGAGGTCGACGGTCAGCCGCAACCTGAACCTCCTGCTCGGCCACGGCTGGATCGAGGCGGTCTCCGCCAACGCGAAGGGAATCCGGGAGGTCGCCCTCACCGAGGCCGGGCGGCGCAAGATCGAGTCCGTGCTGCCCGCCTGGCGGAAGTGCCAGGAGCAGGCAGCCGAACTGCTCGGGGCCACGGGAACCGACGCGATCCACGAGATCGCCCGCGGCATGGGTTATCCACCCGGCAGCTGA
- a CDS encoding zinc-dependent alcohol dehydrogenase family protein: MSVQAVVMTEFGGPEVLTLKEVDRPEPGPGELLVRVLASGTNPVEAKIRQGVAIPDLELPAVLGGDVSGVVEAVGPGVTDFAEGDEVFYTPELTSRCGSYTELNVVAADIVAPKPRGLSHVEAAAIPLAGGTAWEAIVRRLAVRPGETVLVHAGAGGVGTFAVQFATVAGARVLATAGPDNQDLLRDLGAEPIDYHEADPVEVALEHTGGTGVDAVLDLVGGENLVKSCAATRAFGRIATVLPPQGELSPLYQRNQQLHGIMLTRERRRLEELTPVFERGQARPVVEDVLPLDQVRKAHERLDSGHGRGKTILDLT; the protein is encoded by the coding sequence ATGTCTGTGCAAGCCGTCGTGATGACGGAATTCGGTGGCCCCGAAGTCCTGACGCTGAAAGAGGTCGACCGGCCCGAGCCGGGGCCGGGGGAGCTCCTGGTCCGGGTGCTCGCGTCCGGGACCAACCCGGTGGAGGCGAAGATCCGGCAGGGGGTGGCGATCCCGGACCTCGAGCTGCCCGCCGTCCTGGGCGGTGACGTTTCGGGGGTCGTCGAAGCCGTGGGCCCCGGCGTGACGGATTTCGCCGAGGGCGACGAGGTGTTCTACACCCCGGAACTGACGTCGCGATGCGGCAGCTACACCGAACTGAACGTCGTGGCCGCGGACATCGTCGCCCCCAAACCCCGCGGGCTCAGCCACGTCGAGGCGGCGGCGATTCCGCTGGCCGGGGGCACCGCGTGGGAGGCCATCGTCCGGCGGCTCGCGGTACGTCCCGGTGAGACGGTGCTGGTGCACGCCGGCGCCGGCGGGGTCGGCACGTTCGCCGTGCAGTTCGCCACCGTGGCGGGCGCCCGGGTGCTGGCCACGGCCGGGCCGGACAACCAGGACCTGCTGCGCGACCTCGGCGCCGAGCCGATCGACTACCACGAAGCCGACCCGGTCGAGGTCGCCCTGGAGCACACCGGCGGCACGGGCGTCGACGCCGTGCTGGACCTCGTCGGCGGCGAAAACCTGGTCAAGAGCTGCGCGGCGACCCGTGCGTTCGGCCGGATCGCCACGGTGCTGCCGCCCCAGGGCGAGCTGAGCCCGCTGTACCAGCGCAACCAGCAGCTGCACGGCATCATGCTGACCCGGGAACGCCGCCGGCTGGAGGAACTGACGCCGGTGTTCGAGCGCGGCCAGGCCCGGCCGGTCGTCGAAGACGTGCTGCCGCTGGACCAGGTGCGCAAAGCGCACGAACGGCTGGATTCCGGGCACGGCCGCGGGAAGACGATCCTCGACCTCACCTGA
- a CDS encoding NAD-dependent succinate-semialdehyde dehydrogenase, giving the protein MAIASVNPATGETLRTFDELTDDQVEQKIARAAAAFRDHRRTSFAERAERLRRAADILEAETDELARLATLEMGKTLASAKAEVAKCAKGCRWFADHTEALLADEPHVVVGNEDANVFTRYEPLGPVLAVMPWNFPYWQVFRFACPALMAGNVGLLKHASNVPQVALAIEDVLRRAGFAEGVFQTLLIGSKKINAIIDDDRVRAVTLTGSEPAGRQVGARAGQNVKPSVLELGGSDAFIVMPSADLDAAVDGAVTSRMLNNAQSCINAKRFIVHEQVAEEFTRRLVSALEGLRIGDPMAEDTDLGPLSSPDAVETLAKQVSDTVAAGARLLTGGHPIDRPGNYFEPTVLTDIPEGSPGHREEFFGPVALLWTARDADEAIRIANDSMFGLGGSAWTRDEAEQRRFVTEVETGMIYLNRFTESTPEVPFGGIKNSGYGRELAGFGPRAFVNAKTVWID; this is encoded by the coding sequence GTGGCCATCGCGTCCGTCAACCCGGCCACCGGAGAAACCCTGCGCACCTTCGACGAGCTCACCGACGACCAGGTCGAGCAGAAGATCGCGCGGGCCGCGGCCGCCTTCCGCGACCACCGCCGCACGTCGTTCGCCGAGCGGGCCGAGCGGCTGCGGCGCGCCGCGGACATCCTCGAGGCCGAAACCGACGAGCTGGCGCGCCTGGCCACCCTCGAGATGGGCAAGACGCTGGCCTCCGCCAAGGCCGAGGTCGCCAAGTGCGCGAAGGGCTGCCGCTGGTTCGCCGACCACACCGAAGCCCTGCTCGCCGACGAACCCCACGTCGTCGTCGGCAACGAGGACGCGAACGTCTTCACCCGGTACGAACCGCTCGGCCCGGTGCTCGCGGTGATGCCGTGGAACTTCCCGTACTGGCAGGTCTTCCGCTTCGCGTGCCCGGCCCTGATGGCCGGCAACGTCGGCCTGCTCAAGCACGCGTCCAACGTGCCGCAGGTGGCGCTGGCCATCGAAGACGTCCTGCGCCGCGCCGGCTTCGCCGAAGGCGTCTTCCAGACCCTGCTCATCGGCTCGAAGAAGATCAACGCGATCATCGACGACGACCGCGTCCGCGCGGTCACCCTCACCGGCAGCGAGCCCGCCGGACGGCAGGTCGGCGCCCGCGCCGGGCAGAACGTCAAGCCCAGCGTGCTGGAACTCGGCGGCAGCGACGCCTTCATCGTCATGCCGTCGGCGGACCTGGACGCCGCCGTCGACGGCGCGGTCACCTCGCGGATGCTCAACAACGCCCAGTCGTGCATCAACGCCAAGCGCTTCATCGTCCACGAGCAGGTCGCCGAGGAGTTCACCCGCCGTCTGGTGTCCGCACTGGAGGGACTGCGGATCGGTGACCCGATGGCCGAGGACACCGATCTCGGCCCGCTGTCCTCACCGGACGCCGTCGAGACGCTGGCCAAGCAGGTGTCGGACACCGTCGCGGCGGGCGCGCGCCTGCTGACCGGCGGCCACCCGATCGACCGGCCCGGCAACTACTTCGAGCCCACCGTGCTCACCGACATCCCCGAGGGCTCCCCCGGGCACCGCGAGGAGTTCTTCGGCCCGGTCGCCCTGCTCTGGACCGCCCGCGACGCCGACGAAGCCATCCGCATCGCCAACGACTCGATGTTCGGCCTCGGCGGCAGCGCCTGGACCCGCGACGAAGCCGAACAGCGGCGGTTCGTCACCGAGGTCGAAACCGGGATGATCTACCTCAACCGGTTCACCGAGTCGACCCCGGAGGTCCCGTTCGGGGGCATCAAGAACTCCGGCTACGGCCGCGAACTGGCCGGCTTCGGCCCGCGCGCCTTCGTCAACGCCAAGACCGTCTGGATCGATTGA